The DNA window TGACCGACAAGGGCCGGGCGCTTCGCGATTCGATGATGCCCAGCGCGTCGGAAATCGCTCAGCTCGCCATTCAGGGCATCACGCCGGACGAGCTGGATCTGACGCTGGACGTGCTGCGCCGGGTCGGCGCAAACCTCAACGCCGCAGCGGCGTCCGCCCGCGACGGCGAGGACGAGTGAACCGGGCGGCCTTCCGCCGCCCTTTTCGATAGACGTAAAGCGACCTCAATCGTCGTCCGGGTCGGGCGGCGGCGGCAGGCTGGCGCCGGTCAGATTCGCTCCGGTGAACTTGGCGTCACGGATATTCGCGTCGCTCAGGATCGCGCCGGTCAGGTTGGCATTGGCGAAATCGCAGCCCGACAGGTTGGCTCCGCGCAGATTGGTGCGGACGCAGGACGCGTCGGTCAGCCGCGCGCCCGTCAGGTTCGCCGCCCACAGCCGTCCGGTCGGCTGACCGTCCGGCCCCTTGATGTCGACCCAGCCGATGCCGGCCCCGTCCAGCCGCACCCCATCCATGTTGGCGCCGCGCAGATTGGCGCCGTCCAGGATTGCGCCGCCGAGGTCGGCGCCGGCCAGCACCGCTTCGGAGATGTCGCACATGATCAGCAACGCCTCGCGCAGCTTGGCGCCGCTGAGGTTGGCGCGCTTCAGATTGGCACCGGACAGATTTACGCCAGACAGATCGATGTGGCTGAGATCGGCGCCGGCCAAATCGGCCCGCGCACCCATCGTGCCGTTGGTGTTGATCCAGGTGTAATGGCTGTGCAGGGCCTGCTGGATCTGGACGGAGAAATTGTCGGCCGACCGCGCCAGATTGGCGCCGGTGGTGTCGGCCCCGGCCAGATCGGCACCTTCCAGCTTGGCACCCTGCAGGTCGGCATTGCGCAGGTTGGCGCCGGCCAGCATCGCGCCGGTGAGGTTGGCGTCGCGCAGAACGGCACCCTGCAGGTTCACGCCCGACAGGTTGCTGCCGCGCAGATCGGCGCGGGCGAGGTTGCAGCTTTTCATGCTGGCCCGCATCAGCGTGGCGCCGGTCAGCAGCGCGCCCTCGCAATCGGCACCGTTCATCGACACGTCGGTCAGGTCCGCACCCGACAGGTTGGCGTTGTTCAGCGACGCGTCGTCGAAATCGGTGCCCGACAGGTCGGATCGGACGAAATCCAGCCCCTTGCCGCCCTTGCTTCCGCCCGGCCCGCCATAGAGCAGGGCGCCGCCGCGCAGGTCGGCCTCCTTCAGAATGGCGCGCTTCATCTTGGCGCCGCGCATGTGGGCGCCGCGCAGGTCGGCACGGTACAGGTTGCAGCCGGACAGATCGGCCTTGGTCAGATGGGCGGCGAACAGATCCGCGGTGCTGAGATTGGCGTTGGACAGGTCGCAGTGGGACAGGTTGGCACCTGACAGTTTGCCCTGCGCCAGATTGACGCCGGAGAGGTTTGAGCCTTCCATGTTCGCCATGGTCAGGTTGGCGCGCGAGCCGCCCGACTTGTTTTTCAGCCAGCGCTCGTGCTTCTCCAGCACGGCAACCAACTCGTGCGGTGTCATCGGCCCTGTCCGGTCTGTCTGATTGCGTGGTCCATCGATAGACCAGTGTCCTAAAATAATCTATGCCAAAGGTTAAGGCCGCTTTCAGTGCGTGAACGGCTTGGCGCGGCGGCGCCCGCGCCCCATCTCGGGGACGTCGGGCACCGGACCGCCTGTCATAGCAAGGAGTTGGGGATCATGTCGGGTGGACACACGCTTGCGGCGTTCGACACCGAATTGGCGGAGCTGCGGACCGCCATCGACCGTATGGGCGAGCTGGTGGAGCGGCAGGTCGGGCTTGCGCTCGATTCGCTGGCCGGTCCGGACGCCGATATCGCGGGCGAGGTACTGAAGGGCGACGCCGAGATCGACCATCTGGAGATGGAGGTGGAGGCGATGACCGTCCGCATGCTGGCTCTGCGCCAGCCGATGGCCAAGGACCTGCGCGAGATCGTCGCGGCGTTGAAGATCGCCTCCAACCTGGAACGGATGGGCGATTTCGCCGGCTCCGTCGCCAAGCGGGCGGTCACGCTCTCCACCCTGCCGGTGGCGCCGCCGGTCGCCTCGCTGGTCCGGATGGGCCGCATGGTCCAGGCGATGATCGGCGACATGCGCCGCGCCTACACCGAACAGAACGCCGATCTGGCCGCTTCCGTCCGCGATTGCGACGGGGAGGTCGATGCCGCCTATACCGCGCTGTTCCGCGAATTCCTGACCTACATGATGGAAACGCCGGCCCAGATCACCGGCTGCACCCATCTGCTGTTCGCCGCCAAGTCGATCGAGCGAATCGGCGACCATGCCACCAACGTGGCGGAGAACATCAGCTTCCTGGTCAAGGGCCGCCTGCCCTCGGACGAGCGCCGCAAGGAGGACCTCAGCAGCTACGCCGTCGCTCCGCCGCCGGAACAGGCGTGAACAAAGCCCCTCTCCCCTTGCGGGGCGGGATCGGCCAAACGCCAACGGCGTTTTGCCGACCCGCGGGTTGGGGTGAGGGGGCAAAAATCGTTAGTTTCCAACGGTCTGCGACCGGCTACACCCCTCATCCCAACCCTTCTCCCGCAAGGGGAGAAGGGCTTCCAGCAGCGCAACGCCGTCACTCGAATTCCCAAATGCAATTGCCCTGGAGGCATGAACGCCGGGGCTTGACAGCCGGCCGCGGCTTGTGGTGCGCTTGTGGACATGACCAAGTCCTCGCCCCTCCTGTCGCAGCATTGGTGGTGGCCCGTCTCCAACGGGCCGGCCTGGCGACGCGTGTGAACGTGGATTGACGACAAAAGGCCGCCCGGTGCATCCGGAGCGGCCTTTTTTCCTGACCCGGCAGCGGGTCATCCGACGGAAAGACGGACAGGCAGGCGGAAGCACCGTGCGGCGTCACCAGCAAGACGCCCGAACCGGAGCCCCGCCGCCATGACGCCCTCCCATCTCTTTCCCTCCCACATCTTCCTGGCCGATCCCGCTTTTCTCGACCCGTTCGCCACCACGACCGGGGGCGGGCTGGAAGTGTGCCGCACCGGTGAGCCGGTGGGGATCGCAGATGCACTCGAAACGCTCGCCACGGCGCTGGACGAGCGGCGCGGCCTGCTGCTGTCCGGCGGGGTGGAGGCACCCGGCCGCTACCGTCGCCAAGCGATGGGCTTCGTCGACCCGCCCCTGTCGGTGACCGCCCGCGGCCGAACGGTGCGGATCGACGCGCTGAATCCGCGCGGCCGCCTTCTGCTGCCCGCCATCGCCAGCGCACTCGACGGGCATGAGGCGCTGGCCGGGCTGGAGGTGACGGCCGGCCGCATCACCGCACTCGTCCGCCGGCCGACGGGCGTCTTTGCGGAGGAGGAGCGCAGCCGCCAGCCATCGGTCTTCAGCGTGCTGCGGGCGTCGATGGCGCTGTTCGCCTGCGCGGACGAGCCGTTCCTGGGCCTCTACGGCGCCTTCGGCTACGACCTCGCCTTCCAGTTCGAACCGATCCGGCGCCGGCTGGAGCGGCCGGACGACCAGCGCGATCTCGTGCTGTACCTGCCCGACCGGCTGCTGGTCGTCGACCACGGCGCCGGGGTGGCCCGCCGCTTCGCTTACGAGTTCGTGGTGGACGGCACGTCCACCGAGGGGGTTGCCGGCGGCGGCCGGACCCATGCCTACCGCCCCGACACCAACGCCGCCGCGGGGTGCGACCATGTGCCCGGCGAGTACCAGCAGGCGGTGCGGGCGGCGAAGGAGGCCTTCCGCCGCGGCGACCTGTTCGAGGTGGTTCCCGGCCAGACCTTTGCCGAGCCCTGCGCCGACAGCCCCTCCACCGTCTTCCGCCGCCTGCGTGCCGCCAATCCCGCCCCCTACGAGGCGCTGATCAATCTGGGTGATGGCGAGTTCCTGGTCGCCGCCAGCCCGGAGATGTATGTCCGCGTCGGCACCGGTCCCATGGCCGGGCGGGTGGAGACCTGTCCGATCTCCGGCACGGTGGCGCGCGGTGCCGACGCGCTGGGCGACGCGGCACAGATCCTGACGCTGCTGAACTCCGCCAAGGACGCGGCGGAGCTGACCATGTGCACCGACGTCGACCGCAACGACAAGGCGCGGGTGTGCGAGCCCGGCTCGGTCCGGGTGGTCGGCCGGCGGATGATCGAGCTGTACTCTCGCCTGATCCACACGGTCGACCATGTGGAAGGACGGCTGCGCGACGGATTCGATGCGCTGGACGCCTTCCTCTCCCACAGCTGGGCGGTCACGGTGACCGGAGCGCCGAAGCGCTGGGCCATGCAGTTCCTGGAGGACACCGAACGGTCGCCGCGCCGCTGGTATGGCGGAGCCTTCGGCCGCATCGGCTTCGACGGCGGGATGGACACCGGCCTGACGCTGCGCACCATCCGCATGAAGGACGGGGTCGCCTTCGTCCGTGCCGGCGCGACGCTGCTGTCCGACAGCGACCCGGAGGCGGAAGATGCCGAATGCCGCCTGAAGGCCTCCGCCTTCCTCGACGCTGTGCGGGGGAAGGGAGCGTCGCCGAAGCTGGCGCTGGTTGCCGCCGCGGCATCCTCCGCCGCCCGGCGGAGCGGGGAGGGGCGGCGGGTGCTGCTGGTCGACCATGACGACAGCTTCGTCCACACGCTGGCCGATTATTTCCGCCGGACCGGGGCGATGGTGACGACTCTGCGCCACGGCCATGCGCGGGCGGCGCTGCGGGACGACCCGCCCGACCTGCTGGTGCTGTCGCCTGGGCCCGGACGTCCTGAGGACTTCGACGTCGGCGGCAGCGTACGAACGGCCTTGGAGCTCGGCGTTCCGGTATTCGGGGTCTGCCTGGGTCTGCAGGGGATGGCGGAAAGCTTCGGCGCGACGTTGGACCGCTTGCCGGAGCCGATGCACGGCAAGGCCTCCTCCCTGATCCACCAGGGCTGCGGGCTGTTCGAGGGACTGCCGCAGGGAATGCGGGTCGGCCGTTACCATTCGCTGGTCGCAAAGCGCGACAGCCTGCCGCCTGACCTGCGCGTCACGGCCGAGACGGAGGACGGAACCGTGATGGCGATCGAGCACCGGACGCTGCCGCTGGCCGCCGTGCAGTTCCATCCCGAATCGATCCTGACGCTCGACGGCGGCCATGGGCTGGCGCTGATCGACACCGTGATGGCGACGCTGGCGACGCGCGGCGGCAGGCTGCCGGAACGGGAGGAGGCGGCCTGAGAGGGGACACCGGGGGAACGTGGCGCGCTGCCCGCTCCCCCGGCTGCACGCGGTCACACCGGCAGCCGGATCACCGCGCGCAGGCCGCCATAGGGGCTGTCGTCCAGCGTGATGTCGCCGCCATGGCTGCGCGCCACGTCGCGGGCGATGGTCAGCCCCAGGCCCGAACCGCCGGTGTCCAGGTTGCGGCTGCTGTCGACGCGGAAGAAGGGCTTGAACACGTCTTCGCGCAGATAGGGCGGGATGCCGGGGCCGTCGTCGTCGACGGTGATCTCGATCACCCCCTCCTTCCGTTCGGCCTTGACCCAGGCGGTGCCGGCATGGCGACCGGCATTGACCAGAAGGTTGGCGATGCAGCGGCGGACCGCGTTGGGCCGCAACGGCAGGAGCAGCCCCTCCGGCGCCGACAGCGTCACCTCCGTCCCGTCGCGCCGGGCGCCGGAGGCGACCTCGTTCAGAAGCCGGGTCAGGTCGGTCGGCTGCACCGCCTCGGTCCCTTCGCCGCGGGCGAAGGCAAGATAGCCCTCGATCATCTGCTCCATCTCGGCGACGTCGGCCTTCAGCTCCTCCACCTCGGGGTCGAGGTCGGGATGCTCGATCATGTCCAGCGCCAGCTTCATCCGGGTCAGCGGGGTGCGCAGGTCGTGGCTGACGCCGGCCAGCATCTCCGTCCGCTGGTTCATCTGGCGCTGGATGCGTTCGCGCATCAGCAGGAAGGCGGAGGCCGCCTGCCGCACCTCCGTCGCCCCTTCCATCTTGAAGTTGGAGACGTCGCGGCCCTTGCCCAGCGCGTCGGCGGCGATGGCCAGCCGCTTGATCGGGCGGATCTGGTTGCGCATGAACAGGATCGCCACGGCGAACAGCACCACGGCCGACCCGACCATCCACAGGATGAAGATGTAGCTGGTCGGCGTGAACAGGCGGCGTTCCGGCGACATCACCGACAGGACCCCGTCGGCCATCTGCACCCGGATCTCGTACCATTCCCGCGCGACGCGGGTGTTGATGGCGAAGGGGCGGCCGATCCGTTCATCCAGCGCCTTGCCGAGCGTGCGTTCCAGCAGGCCGCTCAACTGGCGGCGCCGATCCGGCAGGAGCTGCCCCGGCTCCACCGTCACGATCAGATCGGTGGTGCGGGCTATGGTGGCCAGCGTCCAGTCACGCCCTTCCTGCGACGGGTCGTGCTCGATCATGGCGATCACGGTGGCGATGTCG is part of the Azospirillum lipoferum 4B genome and encodes:
- a CDS encoding ATP-binding protein: MTAASERTVAARRAERRRRTPFLKRFLPRTLFGRTLLIIVTPVILAQAVATWIFYDRHWDTVTNRLAYAVAGDIATVIAMIEHDPSQEGRDWTLATIARTTDLIVTVEPGQLLPDRRRQLSGLLERTLGKALDERIGRPFAINTRVAREWYEIRVQMADGVLSVMSPERRLFTPTSYIFILWMVGSAVVLFAVAILFMRNQIRPIKRLAIAADALGKGRDVSNFKMEGATEVRQAASAFLLMRERIQRQMNQRTEMLAGVSHDLRTPLTRMKLALDMIEHPDLDPEVEELKADVAEMEQMIEGYLAFARGEGTEAVQPTDLTRLLNEVASGARRDGTEVTLSAPEGLLLPLRPNAVRRCIANLLVNAGRHAGTAWVKAERKEGVIEITVDDDGPGIPPYLREDVFKPFFRVDSSRNLDTGGSGLGLTIARDVARSHGGDITLDDSPYGGLRAVIRLPV
- a CDS encoding pentapeptide repeat-containing protein, whose translation is MTPHELVAVLEKHERWLKNKSGGSRANLTMANMEGSNLSGVNLAQGKLSGANLSHCDLSNANLSTADLFAAHLTKADLSGCNLYRADLRGAHMRGAKMKRAILKEADLRGGALLYGGPGGSKGGKGLDFVRSDLSGTDFDDASLNNANLSGADLTDVSMNGADCEGALLTGATLMRASMKSCNLARADLRGSNLSGVNLQGAVLRDANLTGAMLAGANLRNADLQGAKLEGADLAGADTTGANLARSADNFSVQIQQALHSHYTWINTNGTMGARADLAGADLSHIDLSGVNLSGANLKRANLSGAKLREALLIMCDISEAVLAGADLGGAILDGANLRGANMDGVRLDGAGIGWVDIKGPDGQPTGRLWAANLTGARLTDASCVRTNLRGANLSGCDFANANLTGAILSDANIRDAKFTGANLTGASLPPPPDPDDD
- a CDS encoding anthranilate synthase, whose product is MTPSHLFPSHIFLADPAFLDPFATTTGGGLEVCRTGEPVGIADALETLATALDERRGLLLSGGVEAPGRYRRQAMGFVDPPLSVTARGRTVRIDALNPRGRLLLPAIASALDGHEALAGLEVTAGRITALVRRPTGVFAEEERSRQPSVFSVLRASMALFACADEPFLGLYGAFGYDLAFQFEPIRRRLERPDDQRDLVLYLPDRLLVVDHGAGVARRFAYEFVVDGTSTEGVAGGGRTHAYRPDTNAAAGCDHVPGEYQQAVRAAKEAFRRGDLFEVVPGQTFAEPCADSPSTVFRRLRAANPAPYEALINLGDGEFLVAASPEMYVRVGTGPMAGRVETCPISGTVARGADALGDAAQILTLLNSAKDAAELTMCTDVDRNDKARVCEPGSVRVVGRRMIELYSRLIHTVDHVEGRLRDGFDALDAFLSHSWAVTVTGAPKRWAMQFLEDTERSPRRWYGGAFGRIGFDGGMDTGLTLRTIRMKDGVAFVRAGATLLSDSDPEAEDAECRLKASAFLDAVRGKGASPKLALVAAAASSAARRSGEGRRVLLVDHDDSFVHTLADYFRRTGAMVTTLRHGHARAALRDDPPDLLVLSPGPGRPEDFDVGGSVRTALELGVPVFGVCLGLQGMAESFGATLDRLPEPMHGKASSLIHQGCGLFEGLPQGMRVGRYHSLVAKRDSLPPDLRVTAETEDGTVMAIEHRTLPLAAVQFHPESILTLDGGHGLALIDTVMATLATRGGRLPEREEAA
- the phoU gene encoding phosphate signaling complex protein PhoU, which codes for MSGGHTLAAFDTELAELRTAIDRMGELVERQVGLALDSLAGPDADIAGEVLKGDAEIDHLEMEVEAMTVRMLALRQPMAKDLREIVAALKIASNLERMGDFAGSVAKRAVTLSTLPVAPPVASLVRMGRMVQAMIGDMRRAYTEQNADLAASVRDCDGEVDAAYTALFREFLTYMMETPAQITGCTHLLFAAKSIERIGDHATNVAENISFLVKGRLPSDERRKEDLSSYAVAPPPEQA